CCGGGACGGTCGCCGGCCAGCCCCAGGAAAAGGGAGACGACCGCCGCGGCGACCAGGAACATCAGGAGGGGGTCGATGATGATCCAGTGCCCGGCGCGGAAGAAGCTGATGGTGGTGGCCAGGATCAGGACTGCGGCTTTCCCCCGTTCCTTGCCCCAGCATGCGCGCACGCCCAGCCAGGTCGCGAGCAGGGTCAAGGCGGCGGCGAGAGCCGAAAGGGCACGGACCGCGGTGGCGGTTCCGACCAAGGCGCCCAGAGACCGGTTCATCACCCACCCCGCCCAATAGTAGAGGGGCGGTTTTTCCACGAAGGGGCGTCCGCCCAAGCTCGGTACGAGCCATGAACCGCCCTCGCCCATGCCCTGAACCAGCGCCGCTTCCCGAGGTTCGTCCGGGGTCCAGAGGTCGCGCCCTCCCACCCCGACCGTCAGGGTGAGCAGGGCCAGGATAAGAACCCAGGCGGGGATTCCTGCCGAGGACTTCGGCCTCATCTCCATTCCGGCACCACCGGGCGCAGAGCCTCCCCCAGCGCGGCGGCGAAGACCTCGGAGGAAAGCCGTTCCACGGCGAACCGGCGCGCGGCCTCGCCCATGCGCCGGGCGAGATCCGGATCGGCGAGAACCCGGCCGATCGCCGCCGCCATCTCCTGGGGGCGGTGCGGGGGCACCAGAAAACCCGTGACTCCTGGCTCCAGCAATTCCGGGATCACGCCCACCGTGGTCCCCACCGCCGGGCGCCCCGCCGCCAGATACTCCTCGATCGCCCGGGAATTTTCCTCGCTTCCGATCGAGGCCTGGGCGCAGACGGTGGCGATGGAGAGGAAACGGTTTATGTCGTTCCGGGGCCCGAGGCAGAACAGGGATTGCCCGAAGCCCAGCCGGCGCGCCTGGGCCTGGAGCCGTCCGGGCTGGCCTTCCCACGGGCACCCGACCAGGACCAAGACCGCCTCGGGGAACCGGCGCCGGACCAGGCCCATGGCCTCGACCAGGCAGTCGTGGCCCTTGACCGGCGCCAGGCGGGCGACGCAGAGAACGACGGGTGCCCCGGGAGGAATTCCCAGTTCCCGCTTCAGGTCCTCGTCCGGGGGCAGCGGCCGGAATCGCCGGCAGTCGACCGGGGCCAGTATCCGATGGACGCGCCGGGGGTCCATCCCCGTCCGTTTCACGAGCCGGTCGCGCACCGCCGTGGAAGAAACGATTACGGCGGCGGTCATCTTCCTATAGAGCCAGCGGTCGAGGGCGGACGCGCCGGGCTCCTTGGTCCCGCTGCGGAGGTGGACCAGCGGAGCCCGCCCCCGGAGCGCCAGGGCCGTCTGGAGGTGAGCCGTCTCCCGGAGGGAATGGACCAGATGGAACCGTTCGCAACCGAGCAGACCCTGGAGCCAGAGGGCTTCGGATCCGGGCCAGCGACGGCGCGGGAACTCGACGACACGGGCGTGGCGGGCGGCGGCCTCGGCGAAGGCGCACTCCCCGGGAGTGACCACGGTAACGTCGAAACCCAGCGCGGCCTCGGCCCGGAGCACGCCGTCGGCGTATTCCGTTTCTCCGTTCCAGCGCCGGCGCATACTGACGATCAGGGATCGGACCATAGGCTGACTATACGGAGGGGAAAAAGCAAAGTCAAAGGCCCTCGGCGGGGCGGGACACGGAGGCGCCGGCAAAGGGCTCCGAGCTCCCCGCGACGTCGAGGAGCACCCGGAAGCCGGACCCGTTGGTGGCGTCGTGCCGGCGATGGGCGCTGCGCCACGCCGGCCGCACGTCGTCCGGCTCGAAGTACCACGAGCCTCCCTTGAGAACGCGTCGGTCGGTCCCTTCTCCGGGCCACGGCTCCTGGCCGACGGGGTCACCGGCCCCGCCCCGGTGCCAGCCGTCCCCGCACCATTCCCAGGCGTTGCCGGCCAGGTCGTAGAAGCCCAGGGAGTTCGGGGGGTACGACCCGACCGGAGCGGTCCAGACGAATCCGTCGCCGACCGTTTGCTCCTTCCAGGAAGGAAACCGTTTCCAGGCTACGGCGTCGGCGACGTTGGCCCGGGAACAGATGCCGGCGGCGCCGGTTTCACCGGAAAAGGCGGAAGCATTCCCGGCCGCGGCCGCGTATTCCCACTCCGCCTCGGAAGGAAGACGGTACCCCGGGCCCAACCAGGCGCAGAAGGCCCGGGCATCGGCGAAACTGATCGCCACCGCCGGGTGGTCGCTTCCCTGCGAAAACCCCGGGGTTTTCCAGTTCACCCCCCGCCGCTTGCCCCAGCGGTCGCCGTGCCAACCCGAAGCGAACCCCTTGCGTTCGGCGTCGGTGACGTACCCGGTGGCGGCGACGAAACGGCGGAACTGGTCCACGGTCACCTCGAACTCTCCCAGGTAGTAGGGGCGCACGATCTCCACCCGGTGCCGGGGGAGTTCGGCGCCGTCCGGCCCGGTCTCTTCACCACCCATCGTAAACTCCCCCCTTCCGATCAGGATCAGGGGGATCCCGGTCTTCGGTTCCCGGATCTGGGAGGGGAGTTCCTCCCCGCCGGATACGGCCCGCGCCCGGGAGGCGAACGCCGCCGCGAAAACCGCCGCGGCCCAGAGGGCGGCCGTGCTATAGTTCACACGTCTTTTCACTGCGACTCCATACCCGAGGGAGAAAAACATGAAGATAAGCCAGGCTCAACAGGCGATCAAG
This genomic stretch from bacterium harbors:
- a CDS encoding glycosyltransferase family 4 protein; the encoded protein is MVRSLIVSMRRRWNGETEYADGVLRAEAALGFDVTVVTPGECAFAEAAARHARVVEFPRRRWPGSEALWLQGLLGCERFHLVHSLRETAHLQTALALRGRAPLVHLRSGTKEPGASALDRWLYRKMTAAVIVSSTAVRDRLVKRTGMDPRRVHRILAPVDCRRFRPLPPDEDLKRELGIPPGAPVVLCVARLAPVKGHDCLVEAMGLVRRRFPEAVLVLVGCPWEGQPGRLQAQARRLGFGQSLFCLGPRNDINRFLSIATVCAQASIGSEENSRAIEEYLAAGRPAVGTTVGVIPELLEPGVTGFLVPPHRPQEMAAAIGRVLADPDLARRMGEAARRFAVERLSSEVFAAALGEALRPVVPEWR
- a CDS encoding SUMF1/EgtB/PvdO family nonheme iron enzyme, whose protein sequence is MNYSTAALWAAAVFAAAFASRARAVSGGEELPSQIREPKTGIPLILIGRGEFTMGGEETGPDGAELPRHRVEIVRPYYLGEFEVTVDQFRRFVAATGYVTDAERKGFASGWHGDRWGKRRGVNWKTPGFSQGSDHPAVAISFADARAFCAWLGPGYRLPSEAEWEYAAAAGNASAFSGETGAAGICSRANVADAVAWKRFPSWKEQTVGDGFVWTAPVGSYPPNSLGFYDLAGNAWEWCGDGWHRGGAGDPVGQEPWPGEGTDRRVLKGGSWYFEPDDVRPAWRSAHRRHDATNGSGFRVLLDVAGSSEPFAGASVSRPAEGL